The Pseudomonas fragi DNA window TCGCCACTCCAGTAGCGGGCAACACTTTCAAAAAAAACATCTATCGAAGGTCGATAAATTTCGTTAACCGGTTCCGCGGTGTATGCCAGCGTACCGTTTTTCAACAAGCGGATATGGTGGTTAGTGCCCGCCAGCAGCACGGTCCCCACCTGCGGCGCTTCACCGTCCCGGGCCAGACGCACGTCAAGCCCGCACGAACTGCTCAGCCATTCGGCCATGCCGGCGGCAAACACCTGATCAACATGCTGGACCAGCACGATGGCGGCCCCGAAGTTTCTCGGCAAGCCCTTGAGCAGGGTTTCCAGCGCTGCCGGGCCGCCAGCCGATGAGCCGATGGCCACCAGGGCACCCCGACCGCCCTGCACCCGCGGCTGGGCCGCTACCTGCCTAACGCGCTTTTCAGTCTGGCCCATCAGCCAGCCGACATTGAGGATCTTGCGCAACAAAGGCGCCGCTGCTTCCCTGGGGTTGCTGCCGCCCAGTACTGGGGTGTCCACCACATCCAGGGCACCAAAGCCCATCGCTTCGAATACGCGGTGTACGTTCTGCTCCCGATCGATGGTCACAATCACGATGGCGCACGGGCTTTCGGCCATGATCCGGCGCGTGGCTTCGACGCCATCCATGACCGGCATGATCAGGTCCATCAGGATCAGGTCCGGGGTGTCCTCGGCGCACAGGCGCACTGCTTCCAGGCCGTCGCCGGCAACCCAGATCACCTGATGGGCG harbors:
- a CDS encoding chemotaxis response regulator protein-glutamate methylesterase is translated as MRIAIVNDMPLAVEALRRALAFEPAHQVIWVAGDGLEAVRLCAEDTPDLILMDLIMPVMDGVEATRRIMAESPCAIVIVTIDREQNVHRVFEAMGFGALDVVDTPVLGGSNPREAAAPLLRKILNVGWLMGQTEKRVRQVAAQPRVQGGRGALVAIGSSAGGPAALETLLKGLPRNFGAAIVLVQHVDQVFAAGMAEWLSSSCGLDVRLARDGEAPQVGTVLLAGTNHHIRLLKNGTLAYTAEPVNEIYRPSIDVFFESVARYWSGDAVGVLLTGMGRDGAQGLKLMREQGFLTIAQDQQSSSVYGMPKAAAAIDAAVEIRPLDKIAPRLLEKFAK